In the genome of Ensifer sp. WSM1721, the window GTCGCCTGGTTCTGGGCCTTCTTCGATGCGAGCCTGTTTGCCGGCGAACCCATCCAGGCCGCGCGCGCCGCCTACACCGGTGGCGTCTGGCCGCCGAAGGGCATCGAGGTCCTCGATCCCTGGCACCTGCCGCTCTACAATACCGTTATCCTGCTGCTCTCCGGCACGACGGTCACCTGGGCGCACCACGCGCTGCTGCACAATGATCGCAAGGGCCTCATCTACGGCCTGACCCTGACGGTGCTGCTCGGCGTTCTCTTCTCCTTCGTGCAGGGTTACGAGTACGCACATGCGCCCTTCGCCTTCCGCGACTCGATCTATGGCGCTACCTTCTTCATGGCGACCGGTTTCCATGGTTTTCACGTCCTGGTCGGCACCATTTTCCTGCTGGTCTGCCTGGTTCGGGCACTTGGCGGCGGCTTCAGCCCGCAGCACCATTTCGGCTTCGAGGCGGCCGCCTGGTACTGGCACTTCGTTGACGTGGTCTGGCTGTTCCTCTTCTTCTCCATCTACATCTGGGGTGGATGGGGTGCACCGATCGCTCACGGCTAAGAGCCATTCGTTTGATGATGACGGGGCGGCTGCGGCGATGCAGCCGCCCCGTTTCCATTAAAGGCACCGCTTGTGGTGGAATGATGAAGAGCGCGTACCTATGGCCGCTCGCGGCGGGTATCCTAGCGATGCCGTTTTCGGTGCTGGCCGCCGAAACTGCGGACAAGGTTGTCGTCTACAAGGAGCGGCGCGTCCTGCAATTGTTTCAGGGAGAGAAGCTGCTGCGAGAATTTCCAATCGCGCTTGGCGGCAATCCGGTGGGACACAAGAGGCGGGAAGGCGACCGGAAGACGCCAGAGGGGCGCTATGTCCTCGATTGGCGCAACGATGCGAGCCGCTTCTACAAGTCCATTCACATTTCCTACCCGGGACCGCAGGACCTGCAGGAGGCTGCCGTCAGGCGCGTCGATCCCGGTGGCATGATCATGATCCATGGCCAGCCCAACTATTTCGGCTGGTTAGCGTTTTTGACGCAGATGTTCGATTGGACGGATGGCTGTATTGCCGTTACCAATGCCGAGATGGACGATATCTGGGACATGGTCCCCAACAATACCGCGATTGAGATCAACCCATGAATGACGACAAGGCGCTGTACCCGCCCGTTGACCCGGTCATGACCGGCATCAAGGGGCTTTGCCCCCGCTGCGGCCAGGGCAAGCTCTTCGACGGCTTCCTGAAGCTCCGGCCGGCTTGTACGAGTTGCGAGCTTGACTACCGTTTCGCCGATTCCGGGGATGGTCCGGTCGTCTTCGTCATCCTTATTGTCGGCTTCATCGTCGTCGGCGCAGCGCTCTGGATGGAGGTCAACGTCAATCCGCCGCTCTGGCTGCACTTCCTGCTGTGGATTCCGCTGGCGACGATCTTCAGCCTGGCACTGACGCGCATGCTGAAGGGCGTGCTCATCAGTCTGCAATACCGCAACAGTGCGCGCTCAGGTGAAATCGACCGTGGTTGAAGAAAGCAAGTCGGCGTCGCGCCTCGGCCAGATAGCCGGCGCCGTTCTCGTCGTTGCGGCCTTCGCGGTGCTCGTTTCCCTTGGCACCTGGCAGATGCAGCGGCTGCAGTGGAAAGAGGCGCTGATCGCCGCGATTGCCGAACGGCGTTCGGCGCCGCCGGTCTCGCTGGAAGAGATCGAGGCCATGGCCGCAGCCGGCGAGGATATCGACTACCGCGCCGTGCAGGTCTCGGGAGTCTACGATCATAGGAAGGAGCGCCATTTTTTCGCGACCCATGAAGGCCGCACCGGCTACTACGTCTTCACGCCGCTCACGCTGGCGGACGGCCGCGCCCTTTTCGTCAACCGCGGCTTCGTGCCGTTCGAGAAGAAGGACGCATCGACGCGGTCCGAGGGCCAGGTCACTGGAAGCATGACGATTGATGGCCTGGCGCGCCCAAGGCTCTCGCAGAAACCGTCGGCGCTCGTGCCGGACAACGACATCGCCAAGAATATCTTCTATTGGAAGGATCTCGACGGGATGGCGGGTTCGGCCGGTCTGGATGCGGATAGGGTTGTCCCTTTCTTCGTCGATGCCGATGTCGCTGAGAACCCCGGAGGTCTGCCGATCGGCGGCGTCACGCAGTTCGACGTGCCGAACAATCATCTGCAATATGCGCTGACCTGGTACGGCCTTGCCGCCGCTCTCGTGGCCGTCAGCGGGCTCTACCTGTATCGCCGGAAGCGATAATCGGATTGCTTTCGGCCGCGGGCATTTGCCGGCGAGCCAAAGTCTTCTTCCTTGTGCGCGTGGTCGTTGCCGCTATATATGGCGCAGGGCTGCGAGCCCGGTTCCCGTTCGATCCACTGGCATTTTCAACATGGCCCCATCCGCAGCAGCAAAATCCCCGATCACCATCCGCCTTTGCGGCCCGCGCGGCTTCTGCGCCGGCGTCGACCGGGCGATCCAGATCGTGGTGCTGGCGCTTAAGGAATTCGGCGCCCCAGTCTATGTCCGTCACGAGATCGTGCACAACCGCTATGTCGTCGAAGGGCTGGAAGCGAAGGGGGCAATCTTCGTCGAGGAGCTCGACGAGATTCCGCCCGAGCACCGCAAGCAGCCCGTCGTCTTCTCCGCCCATGGCGTGCCGAAGTCGGTTCCGGCCGATGCGGATCAGCGCAACCTTTTCTATCTCGACGCCACCTGTCCGCTCGTCTCGAAGGTGCACAAGCAGGCGATGCGTCACCACCGGATGGGCCGCCATGTCGTGCTGATCGGCCATGCCGGGCATCCGGAGGTGATCGGCACCATGGGGCAATTGCCGGAGGGGGCGGTCTCGCTCATCGAGACGGTCGAGGACGCTGACGTCTATGCGCCGCCGGATCCGGATAATCTCGGCTTCGTAACGCAGACGACGCTGTCGGTGGACGATACCGCCGGAGTCATCAAGCGGCTGCATGAGCGCTTTCCCAACCTGACCGCGCCTGCCGCCGATTCGATCTGCTATGCCACGACGAACCGGCAGGAAGCAGTGAAGCAGGCCGCGCCCGGTTGCGATCTTTTCCTGATCGTCGGCGCTCCCAACTCATCGAATTCCAAGCGCCTCGTCGAGGTGGCGCTGAGAGCCGGGGCGAAGAAAGCCGTCCTGGTGCAGCGCGCCTCGGAGATCGATTGGGCGACGATGGGCGACATCTCAACCATCGGGCTGTCGGCGGGCGCCTCGGCGCCGGAAGTGATCGTCAACGAGATCATTGAAGCGTTCCGCGAACGCTACGACGCGGCGGTCGAGCTTGCCGACACGGTCGAGGAAAACGAGAACTTCCTCGTCAACCGCGAACTCCGTCACGTCGAATTGACCGCGGCCGACATGGCCTTCGTGAACGGTGACTAGAGCTGCGCGCGGATTCCGCCCGCATGAGGCTTAAATTTTTGAAATTTGCACTTCTGGAAAGTATCGCACCTTGGCAGTTTACACCGATATCACGGAAGACGAGCTAATCCGTTTTCTCTCCGCTTACGATGTGGGGGCGTTGACCTCCTACAAGGGAATCGCCGAGGGCGTCGAGAATTCGAATTTCCTTCTCCACACCACCCAGGGCTCCTACATCCTTACGCTTTACGAGAAGCGGGTGAATGCCGACGATCTGCCGTTCTTTCTGGGCCTGATGCATCATCTTGCTGAAAGGGGGCTCTCTTGCCCGTTGCCCCTGCCGCGTGCCGACGGCAAGCTGCTCGGCACGCTGTCGGGTCGGCCGGCCGCGGTGATCTCCTTTCTCGAAGGCATGTGGCTGAGGAAACCCGAGGCGCAGCACTGCCGCGAGGTCGGCCGCGCCCTCGCTGAGATGCACGAGGCCGGCCAAGACTTTCCCCTGAAGCGCGCCAACGCGCTTTCGGTCGGCGGCTGGCGGCCGCTCTGGCGGAATTCGGAAGCCCGCGCCGATGAGGTTCAAGCCGGCCTCCGAGAGGAGATCGCGGCGGAGCTCGCCTATCTCGAAGAGCATTGGCCGAAGGCATTGCCAGAGGGGGTCATTCATGCGGATCTCTTCCCGGACAACGTCTTCTTCCTCGGCGACCGCCTCTCCGGCCTGATCGACTTCTATTTCGCCTGCAACGATTTCCTCGCCTACGACGTCGCCGTATGCCTGAACTCCTGGTGCTTCGAGAAGAACGGCTCCTATAACATCACCAAGGGCATGGCGCTGCTTTCAGGCTACGAGAGCGTGCGGAAATTGACCGCTGAGGAGGTGGAGGCTCTGGCGCTTCTCGCCCGGGGCTCGGCGCTGCGCTTCTTCCTGACACGCCTCTATGACTGGCTGACGACGCCACGAGGGGCTCTGGTGGTCAAGAAGGACCCGCTCGAATATCTGACCAAGATCCGCTTCCATCGCGCCATCGTCTCGAGCGCCGAATACGGGCTCAGGCGCCAAGAGGCATCGGTATGAAGCACGTCGATATCTTCACCGACGGCGCCTGCTCGGGAAATCCCGGGCCGGGTGGCTGGGGAGCGGTGCTTCGCTACGGCGACGTCGAGAAGGAAATGTGCGGAGGAGAGGCGGAGACCACCAACAACCGCATGGAGCTGCTCGCCGCGATCTCGGCGCTGAACGCTCTGAAAGAGCCTTGCGAGGTCGACCTCCACACCGACAGCAAATATGTGATGGACGGCATCTCCAAATGGATTCACGGCTGGAAACGGAACGGCTGGAAGACCGGCGACAGAAAGCCGGTGAAGAACGGCGAGCTATGGCAGGCGCTGGATGAGGCGAGAAGCCGTCATCAGGTGACCTGGCACTGGGTCAAGGGCCACGCCGGCCATCCCGAGAACGAACGCGCCGACGAACTCGCGCGCAAGGGCATGGAGCCTTTCAAGAAAACGCGCCGGACGGATGCCGTCAAATAGAAACGGGCGCAATGGCCCGTTTCATTTCACCGGCTGTCGGAACAATGCGTGTGGATGCGACGCGCTCTAGCTCAGCTGCTCCAGCATCGTGGCAGCACCGGAAGCGATCGCTTGGCTCGGGACATCCTCGACGTTCAACGCCTTCACGATGCCATCCTCAACCAGCATCGAATAGCGCTTGGAGCGAATGCCGAGCGTTCCGGCCGAGAGGTCGATATCCATGCCGATCGCCTTGGTGAAAGCGGCGTTCCAGTCGGAAAGGAAATGGATCTTGCCGATGCCGCCGGAGGACGTCGCCCAGGCGCCCATCACATGCAGGTCGTTGACGGCGACCACTGCGATGTCGTCGACGCCGCGGGCCAGAATGGCGTCGCGGTTTTCGAGATAGCCGGGAAGATGGTTGAGCGAACAGGTCGGCGTGAAGGCTCCCGGCACAGCGAAAAGCACCACGCGCTTGCCCTTGAAGAGCTGGTCGGTGGTCACCTCGACCGGGCCGTCGGCGGTCTTCTCCTTGAAGGTTGCGTTGGGCAGCTTGTCTCCGACAGCAATGGTCACGGGTTTTCTCCTCGATTGTTCTCCGGGCTTGGCGCCGGTATTAGCAGCACTCGAGCCCGCGGGGGACTATAGGGGCGCGTCAATCAAAGGCAAGCGTCGTTTCCATGCTGCGCCCGCCGGCGCGAACGGTGAGTGCGATGGCTTTTCCCGTGATGCGCTTGTCTTTGCCGGAGAGTTTCACCGGAATTTCGGCCCGGCGCTCCATGCCCGGTCCGCCGAGGACCGGCTTGCCGAAGAAGACCCCGGGAGGGCCGGACAGAAACAGGTCCACTGGTCCGCCACCGACGGCCTTGGGCAATCGAAGATCGAGATGCATCATGCCCGCCGCGGCATCGAAGCTTGCCTTCGCTACCCGGAAATCGTCGGACGGCGGTTCCGGAAGTGCGGCAACCGCCTGGTCGATGCGTGCACCGTCGAGCGGGTTGTCGAAGCCGCCGCTTTTGAGAGTGAGGTTCAGTTCGCCCTGCACGGGGATGCAGA includes:
- a CDS encoding cytochrome c oxidase subunit 3; the encoded protein is MAGAHQKNHDYHIIDPSPWPLLASIGAFIMAFGGVGYMRYLAGGSFKMFGLELANPWVFFIGLALILYTMFGWWSDTIKEGREGHHTRVVSLHLRYGMIMFIASEVMFFVAWFWAFFDASLFAGEPIQAARAAYTGGVWPPKGIEVLDPWHLPLYNTVILLLSGTTVTWAHHALLHNDRKGLIYGLTLTVLLGVLFSFVQGYEYAHAPFAFRDSIYGATFFMATGFHGFHVLVGTIFLLVCLVRALGGGFSPQHHFGFEAAAWYWHFVDVVWLFLFFSIYIWGGWGAPIAHG
- a CDS encoding L,D-transpeptidase family protein, with the translated sequence MKSAYLWPLAAGILAMPFSVLAAETADKVVVYKERRVLQLFQGEKLLREFPIALGGNPVGHKRREGDRKTPEGRYVLDWRNDASRFYKSIHISYPGPQDLQEAAVRRVDPGGMIMIHGQPNYFGWLAFLTQMFDWTDGCIAVTNAEMDDIWDMVPNNTAIEINP
- a CDS encoding DUF983 domain-containing protein; the encoded protein is MNDDKALYPPVDPVMTGIKGLCPRCGQGKLFDGFLKLRPACTSCELDYRFADSGDGPVVFVILIVGFIVVGAALWMEVNVNPPLWLHFLLWIPLATIFSLALTRMLKGVLISLQYRNSARSGEIDRG
- a CDS encoding SURF1 family protein → MRAQVKSTVVEESKSASRLGQIAGAVLVVAAFAVLVSLGTWQMQRLQWKEALIAAIAERRSAPPVSLEEIEAMAAAGEDIDYRAVQVSGVYDHRKERHFFATHEGRTGYYVFTPLTLADGRALFVNRGFVPFEKKDASTRSEGQVTGSMTIDGLARPRLSQKPSALVPDNDIAKNIFYWKDLDGMAGSAGLDADRVVPFFVDADVAENPGGLPIGGVTQFDVPNNHLQYALTWYGLAAALVAVSGLYLYRRKR
- the ispH gene encoding 4-hydroxy-3-methylbut-2-enyl diphosphate reductase, coding for MAPSAAAKSPITIRLCGPRGFCAGVDRAIQIVVLALKEFGAPVYVRHEIVHNRYVVEGLEAKGAIFVEELDEIPPEHRKQPVVFSAHGVPKSVPADADQRNLFYLDATCPLVSKVHKQAMRHHRMGRHVVLIGHAGHPEVIGTMGQLPEGAVSLIETVEDADVYAPPDPDNLGFVTQTTLSVDDTAGVIKRLHERFPNLTAPAADSICYATTNRQEAVKQAAPGCDLFLIVGAPNSSNSKRLVEVALRAGAKKAVLVQRASEIDWATMGDISTIGLSAGASAPEVIVNEIIEAFRERYDAAVELADTVEENENFLVNRELRHVELTAADMAFVNGD
- a CDS encoding homoserine kinase, translating into MAVYTDITEDELIRFLSAYDVGALTSYKGIAEGVENSNFLLHTTQGSYILTLYEKRVNADDLPFFLGLMHHLAERGLSCPLPLPRADGKLLGTLSGRPAAVISFLEGMWLRKPEAQHCREVGRALAEMHEAGQDFPLKRANALSVGGWRPLWRNSEARADEVQAGLREEIAAELAYLEEHWPKALPEGVIHADLFPDNVFFLGDRLSGLIDFYFACNDFLAYDVAVCLNSWCFEKNGSYNITKGMALLSGYESVRKLTAEEVEALALLARGSALRFFLTRLYDWLTTPRGALVVKKDPLEYLTKIRFHRAIVSSAEYGLRRQEASV
- the rnhA gene encoding ribonuclease HI, encoding MKHVDIFTDGACSGNPGPGGWGAVLRYGDVEKEMCGGEAETTNNRMELLAAISALNALKEPCEVDLHTDSKYVMDGISKWIHGWKRNGWKTGDRKPVKNGELWQALDEARSRHQVTWHWVKGHAGHPENERADELARKGMEPFKKTRRTDAVK
- a CDS encoding peroxiredoxin, whose translation is MTIAVGDKLPNATFKEKTADGPVEVTTDQLFKGKRVVLFAVPGAFTPTCSLNHLPGYLENRDAILARGVDDIAVVAVNDLHVMGAWATSSGGIGKIHFLSDWNAAFTKAIGMDIDLSAGTLGIRSKRYSMLVEDGIVKALNVEDVPSQAIASGAATMLEQLS